In one Aromatoleum aromaticum EbN1 genomic region, the following are encoded:
- a CDS encoding head maturation protease, ClpP-related — protein MNSKPWYAIALAEDGRSATIAVRGKIGDWWEGKSIEQIDYDLANIGAVDQITVRITSFGGKLDHGLAMHNALRRHPARIITVVEGVAASAGSIVAMAGDEIHMYANSTMMVHGVTLRDDEGNEVEDDDATRALNASIVETYSARTGKTADEVAALIATDTWMTAREALAAGFADRVIEIAAGELATATAASPLTAIAAALDIPADVLARAQAEATAPATSEGGDPPAAPAAPAPTPPAVQPAGADASATFAAQINAHAVAHGLGDYVAAWLLDGSITNLAQAQAAIAEAREVRDLCAYADAADRAPGFIRARKSLADVRADLLNARADAADALHIDGHPSTRKPPVTAAPAAVKTADIWALRRKP, from the coding sequence ATGAACAGCAAACCCTGGTACGCCATCGCCCTCGCCGAAGACGGCCGCTCCGCCACCATCGCGGTGCGCGGCAAGATCGGCGACTGGTGGGAAGGCAAGAGCATCGAGCAGATCGACTACGACCTCGCCAACATCGGCGCCGTCGACCAGATCACCGTGCGCATCACGTCGTTCGGCGGCAAGCTCGACCACGGTCTGGCAATGCACAACGCACTGCGTCGCCACCCGGCGCGCATCATCACCGTCGTCGAAGGCGTCGCCGCCAGCGCCGGCAGCATCGTCGCGATGGCCGGCGACGAAATCCACATGTACGCCAACTCGACGATGATGGTGCACGGCGTCACGCTGCGCGACGACGAAGGCAACGAAGTCGAAGACGACGACGCCACTCGCGCGCTGAACGCATCGATCGTCGAGACCTACAGCGCGCGCACCGGCAAGACCGCCGACGAAGTCGCCGCGCTCATCGCCACCGACACCTGGATGACCGCCCGCGAAGCGCTCGCCGCCGGCTTCGCCGATCGCGTCATCGAAATCGCCGCCGGCGAGCTCGCCACCGCCACTGCCGCCAGTCCCCTGACCGCCATCGCCGCCGCGCTCGACATCCCCGCCGACGTCCTCGCGCGCGCCCAGGCCGAAGCCACCGCACCCGCAACCTCCGAAGGAGGTGATCCACCCGCCGCGCCGGCCGCTCCTGCGCCGACGCCGCCCGCAGTGCAGCCGGCAGGGGCCGACGCCTCGGCCACGTTCGCCGCGCAGATCAACGCCCACGCCGTCGCCCACGGCCTCGGCGACTACGTCGCCGCGTGGCTCCTCGACGGCAGCATCACCAACCTCGCCCAGGCGCAAGCCGCGATTGCTGAGGCCCGCGAAGTGCGCGACCTGTGCGCCTACGCCGACGCCGCCGACCGCGCACCCGGCTTCATCCGCGCCCGCAAATCGCTCGCCGACGTGCGCGCCGACCTCCTCAACGCCCGCGCCGATGCTGCCGATGCGCTGCATATCGACGGGCACCCGAGCACCCGCAAGCCGCCCGTGACCGCAGCGCCGGCGGCTGTGAAAACCGCTGACATCTGGGCGCTGCGCCGCAAACCGTAA
- a CDS encoding head-tail joining protein has product MSRTSAAFARMHDRLFAHLGDEAVLRDGEPAIVVVTENVELLGDYGQVAQTVTTGTFLVSQTPRPGDALTVAGQAWQIDRILRGDAHTVECILRKSAA; this is encoded by the coding sequence ATGTCCCGCACCTCCGCCGCGTTCGCGCGGATGCACGACCGCCTCTTCGCCCACCTCGGCGACGAGGCGGTTTTGCGCGACGGCGAGCCGGCGATCGTCGTCGTCACTGAAAACGTCGAACTGCTCGGCGACTACGGCCAGGTCGCGCAGACCGTCACCACCGGCACCTTCCTCGTCAGCCAGACGCCGCGCCCGGGCGACGCGCTCACCGTCGCCGGCCAGGCCTGGCAGATCGACCGCATCCTGCGCGGCGACGCCCACACCGTCGAGTGCATCCTGCGTAAATCCGCAGCATGA
- a CDS encoding glycoside hydrolase family 19 protein produces the protein MMLVTPQQLIALYRCPIVRATAYAPFLDDAMWSEGIVTPARIRAFLAQIGHESARLAYVREIWGPTPAQRRYEGRRDLGNTEPGDGKRYLGRGLIQITGRANYQAATAALGEDFITYPGLLETPKWACLSAAGFWSSRDLNALADAGDFDAITQRVNGGQTGRAERIALHQAAAAVIA, from the coding sequence ATGATGCTCGTCACGCCGCAGCAGCTCATCGCGCTGTACCGCTGCCCGATCGTCCGCGCGACCGCCTACGCGCCGTTCCTCGATGACGCGATGTGGAGTGAAGGCATCGTCACCCCAGCGCGCATCCGCGCCTTCCTCGCACAGATCGGCCACGAATCCGCCCGGCTCGCCTACGTGCGCGAGATATGGGGCCCGACGCCCGCGCAGCGCCGCTACGAAGGCCGCCGCGACCTCGGCAACACCGAACCCGGCGACGGCAAGCGCTACCTCGGGCGCGGCCTCATCCAGATCACCGGCCGCGCCAACTACCAGGCCGCGACCGCTGCGCTCGGCGAAGACTTCATCACGTATCCGGGCCTGCTCGAAACGCCGAAATGGGCCTGCCTGTCCGCCGCGGGGTTCTGGTCCTCGCGCGACCTCAACGCGCTCGCCGACGCCGGCGATTTCGACGCCATCACGCAGCGTGTGAACGGCGGGCAGACCGGCCGCGCCGAGCGCATCGCACTGCACCAGGCGGCCGCCGCCGTCATTGCTTAG
- a CDS encoding phage portal protein, whose protein sequence is MARKRSRNTVAQAAAAVVPAANGLVARAQYDVAGHGRRMRGWRAPSSGPNRAAAGLETIRNRSRDAVRNEWAGAASERVWGTNLVGTGIIARPNSKDPALKALFTEIWNDFCATADADGVLDFYGLQTLAVEAWRTSGEVFIRFRPRRADDGLRVPLQIQLLESDIVPQLDADAWPGLPAGSRIRSGIELDRIGRRAAYWCYREHPGDSPTSAVSHSDLYRVPATEMRHLFKPNRPGALRGVPASAAVLPKLRSVGNFDDAVLVRQELANLYTVFVTRPPETGAPAIDPTTGQPYETDPGSGGPMIGLEPGISQELAPGEDVKFSDPPDAGANYPDFMRQQHLGVASGSGTPYELLTGDVRDVSDRTLRIVINEFRRTCEQYQWQLIIPMFCQPVRDAVARAAVLAGLLTPEQGRDFARCTWSPHAWPYIHPTQDVQAKKMEKEAGFKSRSQIIAERGDDAEQVDADRAEDLARETRLGIAPPIPKGPADA, encoded by the coding sequence ATGGCCCGCAAGCGCAGCCGCAACACGGTCGCCCAGGCGGCCGCGGCCGTCGTCCCGGCGGCCAATGGCCTCGTCGCCCGTGCGCAATACGACGTCGCCGGCCACGGTCGGCGCATGCGCGGCTGGCGCGCCCCGAGCAGCGGCCCCAACCGCGCTGCGGCCGGGCTGGAAACCATCCGCAATCGCAGCCGCGACGCCGTCCGCAACGAATGGGCGGGCGCCGCGAGCGAGCGCGTGTGGGGCACCAACCTCGTCGGCACCGGCATCATCGCCCGGCCGAACAGCAAGGATCCGGCCCTCAAGGCGCTTTTCACCGAGATCTGGAACGACTTCTGCGCGACCGCCGACGCCGACGGCGTGCTCGACTTCTACGGCCTGCAGACGCTCGCCGTCGAGGCCTGGCGCACCAGCGGCGAAGTGTTCATCCGCTTTCGCCCGCGCCGCGCCGACGACGGCCTGCGCGTGCCGCTGCAGATCCAGCTGCTCGAATCCGACATCGTCCCGCAACTCGACGCCGACGCCTGGCCGGGCCTGCCCGCGGGCAGCCGCATCCGCAGCGGCATCGAGCTCGACCGCATCGGTCGCCGAGCCGCCTACTGGTGCTACCGCGAGCACCCCGGCGACAGCCCGACCAGCGCCGTCAGCCATTCTGACCTGTACCGCGTGCCCGCCACCGAGATGCGGCACCTCTTCAAGCCCAACCGCCCCGGCGCGCTGCGCGGCGTTCCCGCGTCCGCCGCGGTGCTGCCCAAGCTGCGCAGCGTCGGCAATTTTGACGACGCCGTGCTCGTCCGCCAGGAGCTCGCCAACCTGTATACGGTCTTCGTCACCCGCCCGCCGGAAACCGGCGCGCCCGCGATCGACCCCACCACCGGCCAGCCCTACGAAACGGACCCGGGCAGCGGCGGACCGATGATCGGGCTCGAACCCGGCATCAGCCAGGAGCTCGCCCCCGGCGAAGACGTCAAGTTTTCCGACCCGCCCGACGCCGGCGCGAACTACCCGGATTTCATGCGCCAGCAGCACCTCGGCGTCGCCTCCGGCAGCGGCACGCCGTACGAGCTGCTGACCGGCGACGTGCGCGACGTCTCCGACCGCACGCTGCGCATCGTCATCAACGAATTCCGCCGCACCTGCGAGCAATACCAGTGGCAGCTCATCATCCCGATGTTCTGCCAACCCGTCCGCGACGCCGTCGCCCGCGCCGCAGTCCTCGCCGGCCTCCTCACGCCCGAGCAGGGCAGGGACTTCGCCCGCTGCACCTGGTCCCCCCACGCCTGGCCCTACATCCACCCGACGCAGGACGTTCAGGCAAAAAAAATGGAGAAGGAGGCCGGTTTCAAGTCCCGCTCCCAAATCATCGCCGAGCGCGGCGACGACGCCGAGCAAGTCGACGCCGACCGCGCCGAAGACCTCGCCCGCGAAACCCGCCTCGGCATCGCGCCCCCAATCCCGAAAGGCCCGGCCGATGCCTGA
- a CDS encoding tape measure protein has product MALVDTQEVTLAISAQTTGQADVAALANQVEALAREGGDAAPKFQALAQELRTLGQQQVRIDGLQAAIGSAKSAHAAVRDARHEVQVLDKALGDAKGAGAGREAIRLLEKELAAANRQLNSAEKAWGKQKAALAAARTETQAAGVNTGKLAEEQKRLDAALVATTARLEAERTAAAAANPALKTLGTAADQAGAALGRLGIRSADQIQAEINAINRDLVQLSTSAKVTGSDFDRAWAVGQKRIAALKAEMNGTIGGMHQVGAASDQLGTKLKGVAAAVGGIFAVTQLPGLAADLSRTADLYANLGARINIINSSQAGFNVTLEQTADIARATHSGLADTTNLLAALARAGGEIGVSQSEVLDLTETINKANQVAGQSAEAADAAIVQLIQGLQSGVLRGEEFNSIMEQSPRLAKALADGLGVPLGALRKMAEQGKLTSDVVIKALQSQAQAIDTEFAKLPLTVGRAITDLSTNWTQFLGELDKTTGASATVAQAIGGVANNLDTLASVAGVAGEVALAALAVKAAGAARAYTAQLVVATGATTTLGAATTAMGAAASRLAPILRTMGWMQVALEVGSIASALIDLRAEYAKHSEIAAATAEKQDLIRQRLAAISAQTGVTVTSMQALDAAIAAGQIHFDAASASWMAGAAAQAVLQTRSQELVAQFHALATEGKTVQESFTALLATFSPDSFIGVQGLGQALIQLQADGKISAEQVEQAWQQALAKLSGEELVAFGNTARMVFQGTAAEAGMLATALDAQLRAALTGLGIDASEALTGMSAKFIESANNVGVITRQFDELKERGVNAASVVQQGVEKMLAAAANPTELAALKTLVEQLGTEGKLAGDQVAAALAQINTKADELTPGINSVTEAFKELGVVTDRTLKDSADRARAAFDRIRDSGTGSARELQQAFQAYADRAVAANNGVVSSALQVEASNNGLRVSADEAGKVIVQSMSAAAAATGQIGAEAQKSAAELAAMGKAAEAAAEKAAAAASEQESDVDSILTRSNWSEWRDEELSAAAAYHDNPGVREGADDEIRRRREKSKQRAEEDAALLAELWAGKPRTTPRGGSVSGETQSRAPSAGAQAPGPRAVERTVQVNLNIGGRGNIPVFTTPTDADRLIAALESSSMRAS; this is encoded by the coding sequence ATGGCTCTCGTCGACACCCAGGAAGTAACGCTCGCGATCAGCGCGCAGACCACCGGCCAGGCCGACGTGGCCGCGCTCGCGAATCAGGTCGAAGCCCTCGCCCGCGAAGGCGGCGACGCCGCGCCCAAGTTCCAGGCGCTCGCGCAGGAACTGCGCACCCTCGGCCAGCAGCAAGTGCGCATCGACGGCCTGCAGGCCGCGATCGGCTCCGCCAAGTCCGCCCACGCCGCCGTGCGCGACGCCCGCCACGAAGTCCAGGTGCTCGACAAAGCGCTCGGCGACGCCAAAGGCGCGGGCGCCGGCCGCGAAGCGATCCGCCTGCTGGAAAAAGAACTTGCCGCCGCGAATCGCCAACTCAACAGCGCCGAAAAAGCCTGGGGCAAGCAGAAAGCCGCGCTCGCCGCCGCGCGCACCGAAACCCAAGCCGCCGGCGTCAACACCGGCAAGCTCGCCGAAGAGCAAAAGCGCCTCGACGCCGCCCTCGTCGCCACCACCGCCCGCCTCGAAGCCGAGCGCACCGCAGCGGCTGCAGCGAACCCGGCGCTCAAGACGCTCGGCACCGCAGCCGACCAGGCCGGCGCCGCGCTCGGGCGCCTCGGCATCCGCTCGGCCGACCAGATCCAGGCCGAGATCAACGCGATCAACCGCGACCTCGTCCAGTTGTCGACCAGCGCCAAAGTCACCGGTAGCGACTTCGATCGCGCCTGGGCCGTCGGGCAAAAGCGCATCGCCGCGCTGAAAGCCGAGATGAACGGCACGATCGGCGGCATGCACCAGGTGGGCGCCGCCAGCGACCAACTCGGCACCAAGCTCAAAGGTGTCGCCGCCGCGGTCGGCGGCATTTTCGCCGTCACGCAGCTTCCCGGCCTCGCGGCCGACCTCAGCCGCACCGCCGATCTGTACGCCAACCTTGGCGCGCGGATCAACATCATCAACAGCAGCCAGGCCGGCTTTAACGTCACGCTCGAGCAGACCGCAGACATTGCCCGCGCGACGCACTCCGGGCTTGCCGACACCACCAATCTGCTGGCTGCGCTTGCCCGGGCCGGCGGCGAAATCGGCGTCTCGCAAAGCGAAGTCCTCGACCTCACGGAAACCATCAACAAGGCCAACCAGGTGGCCGGGCAGTCAGCCGAGGCCGCCGACGCCGCAATCGTGCAGCTCATCCAGGGGCTGCAGTCCGGTGTGCTGCGCGGCGAAGAATTCAACAGCATCATGGAGCAGTCGCCGCGGCTCGCCAAGGCGCTCGCCGACGGCCTCGGCGTGCCGCTCGGCGCGCTGCGCAAAATGGCGGAGCAGGGCAAGCTCACCAGCGACGTCGTCATCAAGGCGCTGCAATCGCAAGCGCAGGCGATCGACACCGAGTTCGCGAAGCTGCCGCTGACCGTCGGCCGTGCCATCACGGACCTGTCGACGAACTGGACGCAGTTCCTCGGCGAACTCGACAAGACCACCGGCGCTTCGGCCACCGTTGCCCAAGCCATTGGCGGGGTCGCCAACAACCTCGATACCCTCGCCAGCGTTGCGGGCGTCGCGGGCGAAGTCGCGCTCGCCGCGCTCGCCGTCAAGGCGGCCGGCGCCGCCCGCGCCTACACCGCGCAGCTCGTCGTGGCGACCGGCGCCACCACCACGCTGGGCGCAGCGACCACCGCGATGGGGGCCGCCGCCAGCCGGCTTGCCCCGATCCTGCGCACGATGGGCTGGATGCAGGTCGCGCTCGAAGTCGGCAGCATCGCCTCCGCCCTGATCGACCTGCGCGCCGAATATGCCAAGCACAGCGAAATAGCCGCCGCCACAGCGGAAAAACAGGATCTGATCCGCCAACGCCTGGCAGCCATCTCCGCCCAGACCGGCGTCACCGTCACCAGCATGCAGGCGCTCGATGCTGCCATCGCTGCCGGCCAGATCCATTTCGACGCCGCCTCCGCGAGCTGGATGGCGGGCGCGGCCGCGCAGGCCGTGCTGCAGACGCGCTCGCAAGAACTCGTCGCGCAATTCCACGCCCTTGCCACCGAAGGCAAAACCGTTCAGGAATCCTTCACCGCACTCCTGGCGACGTTCTCCCCGGACAGCTTCATCGGCGTACAAGGGCTCGGGCAAGCGCTGATCCAACTGCAGGCTGACGGAAAGATTTCCGCGGAGCAGGTCGAGCAAGCGTGGCAGCAGGCGCTCGCGAAGCTCAGTGGCGAAGAACTGGTCGCGTTCGGCAACACCGCGCGCATGGTGTTCCAGGGCACGGCCGCCGAAGCCGGCATGCTCGCTACCGCCCTCGACGCACAATTGCGTGCAGCCCTCACCGGTTTGGGCATCGACGCCAGCGAAGCCCTCACGGGCATGTCGGCCAAGTTCATCGAAAGCGCCAACAACGTCGGCGTCATCACCCGGCAGTTTGACGAACTCAAAGAACGCGGCGTCAACGCCGCATCGGTCGTGCAGCAGGGCGTCGAAAAGATGCTGGCCGCTGCCGCGAACCCGACCGAACTGGCCGCGCTCAAGACCTTGGTCGAGCAACTCGGCACGGAAGGCAAACTCGCCGGCGACCAGGTCGCCGCGGCCCTCGCCCAGATCAACACCAAGGCCGACGAACTCACCCCCGGCATCAACAGCGTCACCGAAGCTTTCAAGGAGCTCGGTGTTGTCACCGATAGAACGCTCAAGGACTCGGCCGACCGCGCCCGCGCCGCGTTCGACCGGATCCGCGACAGCGGCACCGGGAGTGCCCGAGAACTGCAGCAGGCCTTCCAGGCCTATGCCGATCGCGCCGTCGCCGCGAACAACGGTGTCGTGTCCTCTGCGCTGCAGGTGGAGGCCTCGAACAACGGTCTGCGCGTCTCCGCCGACGAAGCCGGCAAGGTCATCGTGCAGAGCATGAGCGCAGCCGCCGCTGCCACCGGCCAGATCGGCGCCGAAGCGCAGAAGTCTGCTGCCGAGCTGGCCGCGATGGGTAAGGCGGCAGAGGCCGCGGCGGAGAAAGCGGCCGCGGCTGCATCTGAGCAGGAATCCGACGTGGACAGCATCCTCACCCGATCCAATTGGTCGGAGTGGAGGGACGAAGAATTGAGCGCCGCCGCCGCTTACCACGATAACCCTGGGGTGCGCGAAGGGGCCGACGACGAAATCAGGCGCCGGCGAGAAAAGAGCAAGCAGCGCGCAGAAGAAGATGCTGCGCTACTTGCTGAACTCTGGGCTGGCAAACCCCGCACCACGCCCCGCGGCGGCTCCGTCTCCGGCGAAACCCAATCCCGCGCCCCCAGCGCCGGCGCCCAAGCCCCCGGCCCGCGCGCCGTCGAACGCACCGTCCAGGTCAATCTCAACATCGGCGGCCGCGGCAACATCCCCGTTTTCACCACCCCGACCGACGCCGACCGCCTCATCGCCGCGCTCGAATCCTCGTCCATGAGGGCCTCATAA
- a CDS encoding phage holin, lambda family, giving the protein MPEKYLGLWGVLWDSLPEPMRAGVVGAVVAFLRVMYDNDEPSIGKRLLECALSGSIALGITSLCKAFGVAGEIGVAVGSAVGLLGVDTVRAWAKRIGEQRVRDLES; this is encoded by the coding sequence ATGCCTGAAAAATACCTCGGCCTGTGGGGCGTGCTGTGGGATTCGCTACCCGAACCGATGCGGGCGGGCGTCGTCGGTGCAGTCGTCGCGTTCTTGCGCGTGATGTATGACAACGACGAACCCTCAATCGGCAAGCGTCTGCTCGAATGCGCACTGTCCGGTTCGATCGCGCTCGGCATAACGTCGCTCTGTAAGGCATTCGGCGTCGCTGGCGAGATCGGCGTCGCGGTTGGCAGCGCCGTCGGCTTGCTTGGCGTCGACACCGTGCGCGCCTGGGCAAAACGCATTGGCGAACAGCGCGTGCGAGACCTCGAATCATGA
- a CDS encoding phage tail protein, which produces MKITGAAQLKTAAARLRAAPEAAERAGYRAVNAVAAQVATQARRDISSQINLTQAYIGDQMRTDKAGPNKPVATIRMRMRAIRMARFDAKQITAPAPRAKGDLRRGIGKGRKAAGVSTRISRQGGRTSRKAGFLLPLRAGKVDGGNGFGVFVRTGKGRDDIEHKYGPSPDQLFRRWRVEAAPDIKRMLADAYASQLRYELKGSRK; this is translated from the coding sequence ATGAAGATCACCGGCGCCGCGCAGCTCAAAACCGCCGCCGCCCGCCTGCGCGCCGCGCCTGAGGCCGCCGAGCGCGCCGGCTACCGCGCCGTCAATGCCGTCGCCGCCCAAGTCGCCACGCAAGCGCGCCGCGACATCTCGAGCCAGATCAACCTCACCCAGGCCTACATCGGCGACCAGATGCGCACCGACAAAGCCGGGCCGAACAAGCCCGTCGCCACAATCCGCATGCGCATGCGCGCGATCCGCATGGCGCGTTTCGATGCCAAACAGATCACCGCCCCCGCGCCGCGCGCCAAAGGCGACCTGCGCCGCGGCATCGGCAAAGGCCGTAAAGCGGCCGGCGTCAGCACCCGCATCAGCCGCCAGGGCGGGCGCACCAGCCGAAAAGCCGGTTTCCTGCTGCCGCTGCGCGCCGGCAAAGTCGATGGCGGCAACGGCTTCGGCGTGTTCGTGCGCACCGGCAAAGGCCGCGACGACATCGAACACAAATATGGCCCGAGTCCGGACCAGCTGTTCCGCCGCTGGCGCGTCGAGGCCGCCCCCGACATCAAACGCATGCTCGCTGACGCCTACGCTTCGCAGCTGCGCTACGAACTCAAAGGCAGCCGCAAATGA
- a CDS encoding major capsid protein, with translation MPSLDIFNDDAFSMASLTRAINEQPHVPGMIGAHGLFTEEGVTTTAVTVEKDGDTLALVAAGERGSVAANVAGSKRKLVTFNTIHLPQRATILADEIQNVRAFGSETDLETIQNVVNKRLAKMRRNLDATVEFQRIGAIKGALLDSDGVTELVDIYDTFGLTQDSVGMALGTDGTNVRGKVITAVRTSEDALGNTTATGYRAYCGDAFFDAFIDHPKVKAAYERWLEGEFLRNDPRAGFLFGGVFWVNYRGKVGSTKFVGDDDAYLVPEGVPDLFATHYAPADYVEAANTIGLPYYSKQEAKEMGKGVLLEAQSNPISLCTRPKAIIKLTKV, from the coding sequence ATGCCCAGCTTGGACATCTTCAACGACGACGCTTTCAGCATGGCGTCGCTCACCCGCGCAATCAACGAACAGCCGCACGTTCCCGGCATGATCGGCGCGCACGGCCTCTTCACCGAAGAGGGCGTCACCACGACCGCCGTCACCGTCGAAAAGGACGGCGACACACTCGCGCTGGTCGCCGCCGGCGAACGTGGCTCGGTCGCTGCGAACGTCGCGGGCAGCAAGCGCAAGCTCGTCACGTTCAACACCATCCACCTGCCGCAGCGCGCGACGATCCTCGCCGACGAGATCCAGAACGTGCGCGCGTTCGGCTCCGAAACCGACCTCGAGACGATCCAGAACGTCGTCAACAAGCGCCTCGCCAAGATGCGCCGCAACCTCGACGCCACCGTCGAATTCCAGCGCATCGGCGCGATCAAGGGCGCGCTGCTCGATTCCGACGGCGTCACCGAACTGGTCGATATCTACGACACGTTCGGCCTCACGCAGGACTCGGTCGGCATGGCGCTCGGCACCGACGGCACCAACGTGCGCGGCAAGGTCATCACCGCCGTGCGCACGTCCGAAGACGCGCTCGGCAACACCACCGCGACGGGCTACCGCGCCTACTGCGGCGATGCGTTCTTCGACGCCTTCATCGACCACCCGAAAGTCAAGGCCGCCTATGAGCGCTGGCTGGAAGGCGAATTCCTGCGCAACGACCCGCGCGCGGGCTTCCTGTTCGGCGGCGTGTTCTGGGTGAATTACCGCGGCAAGGTCGGCTCCACGAAGTTCGTCGGCGACGACGACGCCTACCTGGTTCCGGAAGGCGTGCCCGACCTCTTCGCCACGCACTACGCCCCGGCCGACTACGTCGAAGCCGCCAACACCATCGGCCTGCCGTATTACTCCAAGCAGGAAGCGAAGGAAATGGGCAAAGGCGTGCTGCTCGAGGCGCAGAGCAACCCGATCAGCCTCTGCACCCGCCCGAAAGCCATCATCAAGCTCACCAAGGTCTGA
- a CDS encoding head decoration protein gives MLQEQKRAGEFLIAEGNGSLSRENIVIASGSGALVAGTVLGKVTASGEYGPYDNDDTTTGLGAAAGILYAPVDATSAATAAVLIARHAEVDGDLLTGLDATGTADLAALQIIVR, from the coding sequence ATGCTGCAAGAACAGAAACGGGCCGGGGAATTCCTCATCGCCGAAGGCAACGGCTCCCTCTCGCGTGAAAACATCGTCATCGCCTCCGGCTCCGGCGCCCTCGTCGCCGGCACAGTGCTCGGCAAAGTCACCGCGAGCGGCGAATACGGCCCGTACGACAACGACGACACCACGACCGGCCTCGGCGCCGCCGCCGGCATCCTCTACGCCCCGGTGGATGCGACCAGCGCCGCTACCGCGGCCGTGCTGATCGCGCGCCACGCCGAAGTCGATGGCGACCTGCTCACCGGGCTCGACGCGACCGGCACCGCCGACCTCGCAGCCCTGCAAATCATCGTCCGCTGA
- a CDS encoding phage head-tail joining protein has protein sequence MAVSQSDLDALTSAIANGEKSVRMSDGRWVEYHSPGDLIKARDYLIGIKTREDAAAAGTSRVRAVKLYHGGRGY, from the coding sequence ATGGCAGTCTCACAGTCCGATCTCGACGCCCTCACCAGCGCCATCGCCAACGGCGAAAAGTCCGTTCGCATGAGCGACGGCCGCTGGGTTGAATACCACAGCCCCGGCGACCTCATCAAGGCGCGCGACTACCTGATCGGCATCAAGACCCGTGAGGACGCCGCCGCAGCGGGCACCTCGCGCGTGCGCGCCGTCAAGCTCTATCACGGCGGGAGGGGCTACTGA